A portion of the Nomia melanderi isolate GNS246 chromosome 2, iyNomMela1, whole genome shotgun sequence genome contains these proteins:
- the LOC116425848 gene encoding uncharacterized protein LOC116425848, with protein sequence MTHSLILALQAIVVCQRTIRVLIGLAINYPTYARTIRSMIPVLRLFKDYRLRLEDQFYSRRWSRGFHYFGNMKFVVLVGILLLMGESVLLHPVKEDYGIYPNIPPYMAADTERRTDQPLTGPIFAMQPISIIVTPLKKCPEGQQLDPAGKCQKVIA encoded by the exons ATGACGCATTCGTTAATCCTTGCCCTCCAG GCCATCGTCGTCTGTCAGCGAACCATCCGAGTCTTAATAGGCCTGGCCATAAACTATCCCACATATGCAAGGACGATCCGTTCGATGATACCGGTTTTGCGGCTATTTAAGGATTATCGGCTTCGACTCGAGGATCAGTTCTACAGTAGACGTTGGAGTAGAGGTTTTCATTACTTTGGCAACATGAAGTTTGTAGTTTTGGTGGGCATTCTATTGTTAATGGGGGAAAGTGTTCTGCTTCATCCGGTGAAAGAGGACTACGGGATTTATCCGAATATTCCACCATATATGGCGGCTGATACTGAACGAAGGACTGATCAGCCATTAACGGGTCCAATATTCGCCATGCAACCTATATCCATTATCGTGACACCTCTGAAAAAATGCCCCGAAGGTCAGCAACTTGATCCTGCCGGGAAGTGTCAAAAGGTCATAGCTTGA